The following are encoded in a window of Flavobacterium psychrotrophum genomic DNA:
- a CDS encoding ACP phosphodiesterase, whose product MNFLAHIYLSGDNDNLKIGNFIADGIHGQPTKFHPEIQKGIMVHRAIDTYTDAHPIFRQGTKRLHANYHHYAGVIMDIFYDHFLAKNWNNYHAVPLADYAQDFYSLLNRNLSILPPRSLSSVQHMTEHNWLLSYASLEGIARTLAQMDYRTKHRSGMTTAINELQEFYTEYEAEFTVFFEDLKQHVIQKLSEL is encoded by the coding sequence ATGAATTTTCTTGCACACATTTACCTTTCCGGAGACAACGACAATTTAAAGATTGGTAACTTCATTGCCGACGGTATCCACGGGCAACCCACCAAGTTTCATCCTGAGATTCAAAAAGGCATCATGGTACACCGTGCCATTGATACTTATACTGATGCGCATCCTATATTCAGGCAGGGTACTAAAAGGCTGCACGCCAACTACCACCACTATGCGGGGGTAATTATGGATATTTTTTATGATCACTTCCTGGCTAAGAACTGGAATAATTACCATGCTGTGCCACTGGCAGATTATGCACAGGATTTTTACAGCCTGCTCAATAGAAACCTTTCAATACTGCCACCCCGAAGCCTTAGCTCAGTGCAGCACATGACAGAGCACAACTGGCTGCTAAGCTATGCCAGCCTTGAGGGTATAGCCCGCACGCTAGCGCAAATGGACTATCGTACAAAACACCGATCGGGCATGACAACGGCTATAAACGAGTTGCAGGAATTTTATACCGAATATGAAGCTGAGTTTACCGTATTTTTTGAAGATTTGAAGCAGCATGTAATCCAGAAATTGAGCGAACTCTAA